The Verrucomicrobiales bacterium region GTCTGCTGGCGTTGGTGGGATGGATCTTTCTATTTCTGACCTCGCCTTGGAAGACCATTGGCATTGGCATGGGAACGCTCGTCGTCGGACTCGTCGTGTTCCTGGTCTGGTCCAAGCAAACCCAGGCCTGGCCCTTTCGGCCAGCGCGCTAAATCCCGAGATTGCTGAGCGTCCGGAGAATTTCGCTGAGGATCGCCGGCACCCGAGGGTGCTCGATCTCCAGACGAGACACCTCGGCGCGAAAACGATCGCTAAGAGGCTGGCTGGCGGCCGGATCTGGCTCTTCATCAAGAGCCTTTTCCAAGTCGACCGCCAATCGATGCACCTGATCCAAGGCCGTGCGGTCGCCCAGCTCGGCTCGATGAATCTCTTGCTGCAACTGCTTGATGGAGTTCTTGAGTGCTTCCCGGCTCATATACCTGTGGAAT contains the following coding sequences:
- a CDS encoding DUF4404 family protein → MSREALKNSIKQLQQEIHRAELGDRTALDQVHRLAVDLEKALDEEPDPAASQPLSDRFRAEVSRLEIEHPRVPAILSEILRTLSNLGI